One stretch of Miscanthus floridulus cultivar M001 chromosome 18, ASM1932011v1, whole genome shotgun sequence DNA includes these proteins:
- the LOC136524152 gene encoding uncharacterized protein: MRSGEPPSSRSGGTSSSGSAVVEATAAYLSAIRCRGVEGVTFISTELLSAALAVEDRSSGEEQDYKLDLDLCQISHFLTGNLLTVASVSVSEVGDALAEAFQNGLVKKEDLFITTKLWNSDHGHVLDACKDSLKKLQLDYLDLYLIHFPVATRHTGVGTTSSALGDNGVLDIDSTISLETTWHAMEELVSMGLVSSIGISNTICRAWLRSTARRWRSLSSGGVCSVTRWSNCQVRTGACICM; this comes from the exons ATGAGAAGCGGAGAACCGCCTTCCTCCAGATCAGGCGGCACCTCCTCCTCCGGATCTGCCGTGGTGGAGGCGACAGCTGCTTACCTGTCCGCGATAAG GTGCCGTGGAGTTGAAGGGGTGACGTTCATCTCTACGGAGCTTCTCTCAGCTGCATTAGCGGTAGAGGATAGATCTAGCGGTGAGGAGCAGGATTACAAGCTGGATCTCGACCTTTGCCAG ATCTCACACTTTTTAACTGGAAATCTCCTCACAGTGGCAAGTGTGTCCGTCT CTGAAGTCGGTGATGCACTCGCAGAGGCATTTCAGAATGGACTTGTCAAGAAGGAGGATCTGTTCATCACAACCAAG CTGTGGAACTCAGATCATGGCCATGTGCTTGACGCCTGCAAGGATAGCTTGAAGAAGCTGCAACTAGATTATCTCGATCTCTATCTTATTCACTTCCCAGTAGCTACTAGGCATACAG GAGTTGGCACAACTTCTAGTGCTCTTGGTGATAATGGCGTGCTAGACATTGATTCCACTATTTCATTGGAAACAACATGGCATGCAATGGAAGAACTTGTTTCCATGGGACTGGTGAGCAGCATTGGAATCAG CAATACAATTTGCAGAGCTTGGCTGAGAAGTACGGCAAGACGCTGGCGCAGCTTGTCCTCCGGTGGGGTCTGCAGCGTAACACGGTG GAGCAATTGCCAAGTGAGGACAGGAGCTTGCATATGTATGTAA